In Streptomyces sp. P9-A4, the genomic window TCGGCGGCAAGGTCGAGGTCTTCGGCCTTGTGGGTGGTGTTTCCCGCGTGGGCGTTCTCGGCCATCCGTCGCATGATGTGTGAGAGGTTGCCGGAGGCGACGGTGACGCGTTCCGCGACTTCCGCGAGAAGTGCCGGCCCTTCGAGGATGACGATTTCGCAGGCGCGGTGGACCTCTCGGGCCAGGGTGATGAAGCGGCTTATCTTCTCGTCGATGTCCGGCGGGTCGGGTTGGTCTGAACGCAGGGCGTCAAGGACGGCGTCCATGGCAATGTCACGGTCGTGGAGAGCGCTGAGGTAGCCGGCGTATGCGTCGCGGCGATGCTGGCGACTCCATTGCGCGTGCTGGGACCGTGCCTGAGCACGGCCGTTGACGATTGCGGCCCCGAGTGTGGTGGCGGAGCCGACGGCGGCGCCCAGCAGTGCGGCAAGTCCTGAGTCCATGGGCCCTAGTCTGCCGTTCTCGCTGTTCATCCTGTTCGCCGGGGCTTCGTCCCCTTCTTGTGGTGTGCGGGTCGGGTATAGGACTCGCCGGTGGCGAGGACCCGACCGACGTCGTAGCGGGTGGCGGGCCGCCTGTTCTTCGAGCCGGGCGGGCGGCCGGGGCCGGGCCGTGTCGGTTTCGGTGCACCGGCTGGCGTGCCCGTCTTCGCGTGGAGGTTCCTGAACCCCCGGCGGACCCGGGCAGGGGTGAGTCTGTTCGGTTCCGCTGGTCGTTCCCATGGCCGGCGCAGGTCCCGTGCGAGGGGTCGGGCGAGGCGAAGTTGGGCGTGTGCGGCCAGGACGAGCCAGGTCCAGCGGTCGGCCGCGCCGGAGTCCCGGAGCCTGGGTCGAGTCCACCCGAGAGTCTGCTTCAGGAAGCGGAAGGTGTGCTCCACGTCGAACCGTCGCAGGAATGCCTGCCAGCATCGATCCACGTCCTCGGGGCGGGCACCGGTCCGGGACCACCACAGCCACACGGGCTTGTTCACCCCACCGCTGGGCAGTTTCGCGACCGTCAACCGGATCACCGTGCCTTCGATGATCGGCAAGGGGCCCTCGTGATCGAGCCACGCCGCCCGCCGGGTCAGCCGGGGATGCAGCCGGTCCCACGCCTGGGCGGTCGCTGTGCCGTACCTGTCGGTATCGGTCGCGGTCACCACCGCCACCTCGCCCCAGGTGTCGGGCCGCCCGAACACGAACTCGCCGCCGTGCTTGGGCGGGCGCCCGCCGCAGGGCGGGCAGATCCACGGCACAGGGACCGACTTGCGCATCACCCGGTCCGACCGGAGCCGCCCCAGCACTTCGACCGGCAGGTCAGCCAGGAGGTGGGCGATGCGGGGAGCGTCATAGCCGGCGTCCAGCACGACCAAGACGTCCGGGTCACCGGCCTGCCACTGGCTGGCTGCCACGAGGCGTTCGATGACCTCACGGACCTGGTCGGCGGTGACCGCGGCCAGGTCCGCGCCGGGCTCCAGCCGGATCGCGTCCAACAGCGCGGTCCACGAGGTCCGGCCGGTCTCCAGCGCGGCGACGATCGAGTACGGCCAGCCGGGCACCATCTGGTGCTTGCCCAGACCGCGGCCGAAGGTGTGGCAGAACGAGCGGTCCGAGCAGGTGTCCGCGTCCGGCCGCAGCCACGGGGAGACGTCCACCGCCAGCACCAACCGGCCGTCACGGGCCCGGGGCAGCGGCACGCCGGCCAGAGTCCGGCGCAGCCGGGCGACGTCCATCCGGCCTTGGTTGAGTCCGAGATACAGGGCACCGTGCCCGCGTCGATGCTCGGGGGCGAGAGCCAGGTCCACGAGCGTGCGGACCGGTCCTTCGGTACAGAGCAAGGCGTCGCAAAGCTCGAACAGGGCGTCGCTCCGGGATACAAGGCACTTGTACAGCTCCGACCGGAACCCTGTCACCGCCACGAACGCGTCTTGTCGAACTTCGTGCTTGACCAGTTCCACGATCCCGGCCTCCGCGCCGCAGCAACCCTTCCCCACAGGATCAGGCTCCGGCCGCGCGTACATCCCGTGAACTGGGGAAACCCGGACAAGTTCGAGCCCCGTTCGACGGCAGACATTAAACGGCAAGCTAAGGGCCTGTCCCGTAACTGGGCGGTGCTGCCTTGTCGATCCCGGATCGGACCGTGTCGGTGGCTGGTGACAGGATCGCGGGGTGCTGATCAAGGGATATGACGTCGGCCCGTTGGTGGCAGGCGAGTCACTGCTGGTCCACCCGGGCTTCTGGTCGAACTACCTTCTGGCGATGTGTAGCGACGGGGGGTGTGCTGAGCGGCCGGTTCCGGAGTGGTTTGGTGAGGATGGCGCCGATGTCGATGCCCTGTCCGAGGTTCTCTTCGATCCTGAACGCTGGCCGGTGTTCAGGGTGCCGGCAGAAGACGGCCCCGGAGCCGTGGTGATCTACCGCAACCTGGATGGCGACTACGGCACCGACTACCTCCTCACCCATCCAGGCAGAAGCTACGTCGAGCAGATCGCCAGCTGGGACGGAGACTTCTCCGGCACTGGGCTGACATGGCGCGAACTGATCCGGATCGCCGACAGCCCGTCCTTTGCGGCCGAAGGCGTCCAGGACACGGCCATCCGCTTCCTGCTGCTACTTCCCCTCCTCACCGACCCGGACGTGCCGGAAACAGCATCGGCGAGGCTTACGGCCGCCCTGGCCGTAGCCGGCGCGCCGCAAGACACCGCCTCCATCACGGCGGAGCATCTGCTGGCCCACCTCACGAGGAGATCTCGACACGACCCCACGTGGGCGTCTCCGCTGAGCGGCAGCTGAGAGGCGGGACGGTCGCCAGTCACCCCATGGAACGATCTTGGTGCGGCTGGTGTGACCACGGCGTCGGAGCCGTCCTATTCCGGTGATAGCGACAGCCGCGAGGGAGTCCCTCAACTGGCTGTTCGAGCACTGAACGATGGTCGCGGTGGCGGTCACGTGGGCGCCGGGCTGACGCCTTGAGCCGTCCGGGCGCTTGATTCCTCTATCCAGAGCGGCGGTGCCCGGCTCCCTCGCGATCGCCACCATCGTCAACACCACCTGCCTGAGCACTCGTTGGTGCTGGGTGCGAGCCCGCCGCACGGCGACCTCTCGACATGCCCGAGCCGCTTGAGCTCCAACGCAGACCGAGGCCCGTGGGGTGAGCTGGGCCACGAACAGCTACTGAGGTGGCGGACCGGCCGGTTGGCCGAGTCCTGGGATTAGGTCGCTACGTGGTTCCGCACGAGCTCGTGACCAGCACAAACACACAGCAGTACCGGGAGGGAACCTTGATCTACTGCGGCATCGACTGGGCAGAGAAGACACACGACGTCGCCCTCGTCGACGAGACCGGCCAGCTCCTCGCCAAGCGCCACATCACCGACGACGCCACCGGCTACAAGATCCTCCTCGACCTGCTCGCCGAGTACGGCGACACCAGCGAGAACCCGATCCCGGTCGCCATCGAGACTTCCCGCGGACTACTCGTCGCCGTGCTGCGGACGGGCAGCCGGCCAGTGTTCGCGATCAACCCGGTGGCCGCCGCCCGCTACCGCGACCGCTACTCCGTCTCCCGCAAGAAATCCGACCCCGGCGACGCCCTGGTCCTGGCCAACATCCTCCGCACCGACATGCACGCCCACCGGCCCCTGCCCGACGACTCCGACCTCGCCCGAGCCGTCGCCGTCCTGGCCCGCGCCCAGCAGGACGCCACCTGGAACCGCCAGCAGCTCGCCAACCAGCTCCGCTCCCTGCTGCGCGAGTATTACCCCGCCGTTCTGGCGGCGGCCGATGCCTGGAAGAACGGTCTGTGCCGGCCCGAGATCCGGGAACTGATGCGGGCAGCCCCGACGCCCACCCGCGCCGCCCGACTCACTCGGACCCAACTCCAGGCCGCCCTCAAGAGGGCTGGCCGTCAGCGCGGAATCGAGGCGGAAGCTGACCGCCTCCGCGAGGTCTTCCGATCCGAGTGGGCCCACCAGCCCGCGCTGGTCGAGGACGCTCTTGGCAAGCAGATGTTGGCCCTCCTTGTCCAGCTGGAGGCCGCCTGCACCGCCGCCGACCAGCTCGCCGAGGCAGTGGAGGAAGCGTTCCCCCAGCACCCGGACGCTGAGAGCATCCTCAGCTTCCCCGGCCTCGGCACCCAGCTCGGCGCCCGGCTGCTCGCCGAGATCGGAGACGACCGCAACCGTTTCGCTGACGCCTGCGGCCTCAAGGCATACGCCGGCTCGTCACCCATCACCAGAGCCTCCGGCAAGAAAACATCCATCACCCGCCGCTGGGTCAAGAACGACCGCCTCAACCACGCCGGCTACCTCTGGGCCTTCTCCTCAATCACCGCCTCACCCGGCGCCAAAGCCCACTACCGACGCCGCCGCGACCACGGAGACTGGCACGCATCAGCCCAGCGCAACCTGTTCAACCGCATGATCGGACCGCTCTACCGCTGCCTCCAACACGGGACCCGCTTCGACGAAGCCGTCGCGTTCCCCACGGCCACCGAGGTTCTCGCGGCATGAGTGCCGTCAGCCGCCGATCGCGCGCGACCAACGCTCATGGATGACGGACAACTTCCGCTCGAACTCGGCATCCCACATCCGGTTGGTGAAAGCCCCGGGAATCGCGAGCGAACGCCCACGGACCCGTACGACCTGCAAGTCCCACCAGGACCCACTACGCGTGAGGTGCCGTCGCTTCTCGATTCGGGTGATCTCGCTCCAGAGAACCGAGCGCCGGCTCACGAAGCTGCGGAACTCCATTCCATCCGCAGTCAAGCGCGTCCGACCGTATCCACGGTTGATCACGTAGAAGACCGAGGCCAACCACGCAACACCGAAGCCACCGACCCACCACCATCGGTCTGATGTCAGCTCGGCCAGGCCCACCGCTACAGCCCCACCGGCAAAGACCAGCGTCAGGAAACCGGTCCACCACCAGTTCCTCCGCTGCTCGGCCTCGCTGAGACCGATGCACATATCGGATATGTTCATGATGCTACCGACACGCGCTCGAACAACGAACTCTCCAACTTGACGAGTTTGACGCCTGAGGTGTCTGGATAGCCCCGTTCTCCGGGCTGAGCCCGCGTGCCTTCGGGAAGCTGGTGACGGTTCTGCGGCGCCGAGGTGCGGACTTGGTCCGCAAGGGCGGGCCGTGGAGCCTTCCACTGGAGGACCGGGCATTGCTGGTTGCTGCGTACTGGCGAACGAACCTCACGATGCGGCAGCTTGCCCCGCTGTTCGGGGTGTCGAAGTCGGCGGCGGACCGGATCATCGACCGCCTCGGGCCGATGCTCGCGCTCCAGCCCCGAGCGGTTCGCCAAGGACGCCGTGCTCATCGTGGACGGCACTCTGGTCCCCACCCGCGACCACACCGTGGCCGAGCGGTCAAAGAACTACCGGTACTCCACCAACCACCAGGTCGTCATCGACGCCGACACCCGCCTGGTCGTCGTGGTCGGCCGGCCGCTCGCCGGGAACCGCAACGACTGCAAGGCATGGGAGGAATCCGGCGCCAAATCCGTTGTGGGCAGGACGCTCACGATCGCCGACGGCAGCTATCCGGGCACCGGGCTCGTCATCCCCCACCGCCGCGAACGCGGCCAGACCGAACTCCCGGACTGGAAAGAGGAACACAATATGTCCCACAAGCAGGTCCGGGCCCGCGTCGAGCACGTCTTCGCCCGCATGAAGACCTGGAAGATCCTCCGCGGCTGCCGCCTCAAAGGCGACGGCGTCCATCGCGCCATGCTCGGCATCGCACGGATGCACAACCTCGCCCTCGTCGGGTAGGCAAGCGGGCCGCACGGCGGCCCACTCCCCGCGGCGGCTCGGAGAGCATTTACGGGACAGCCCTTAAAGGGTCTGCCGATCATTAACCTGCCGCTTTGATCTTGCTGTTGGGGCTGTTGCTTTGGGCGGCCACTCGGGCTCGAAGGGCTGTCAGGGCGGTCGGTGGGATGATGGCCGGCGAGATGATGACGCCCTGTGCTTCAAGCAGTTTCCTGATCTTCAGCAGGGTGCGGTGCATTGCGGTGCGGCTGCTGTTGAACAGAACGGCAAGAGGTTCCGCGGCCAGGTTGACGCGCAGGTGGAGCACGGTGGCCAGGACCTGGTCGGCGAAGGTGAGGCGGGGTGGGCGTCCGCGGCGGCTGTCGCCTTCCACGGCCAGGGTGTGGATGAGGTTCTGCAACTGGTGTGGAGTCAGGCCCGTCAGTTCGGGGTCGGACAGCAGCGCCGAGTGCCACGGCGGTGTCGGTGGCCGGCCGTTGCGGGCTGCCGGGACGGCCAGGCTCGGCTGGGGGTGCAGGGCATAGTTCCACTCGCCGTGGAAGGTGTGCCGGGTCAGCGGCAGGGCCGCCATCTCCGCGTCGCCGACACCGACGCCGGTGGGGTAGGTGTTGGTGTCCAGCTCGGCCTTCACCCGCAGTCCGGTGCGGGTGGTGGTCGCGGCGATCGACTCGAGGATGACTTCGTGGCTGGTCAGCGGGCGACCGCGCCAGTTCATCGTGATGTGGGAGAAGAGCCGGTGCTCGATCTTGTTCCACTTCGACGTGCCCGGCGGCAGGTGGCAGACCGTGATGACCAGCCCGGTTTCCGCGGCCAGGCGGGCGAGGTGGAGTTTCCAGGCCCGGGTGCGATAGCCGTTGGACCCGCCCGCATCGGCGGTGATCAGCAGCCGGGAAGCTTGCGGGTAGTCGGCCCGGCCCTGACCGTTCCACCAGCGTCGGATCGACTCCACCGCGAACGCGGCGGTGTCGTGGTCGGTGCCGACATTGACCCAGCCGGTGTTGGCCGCCAGGTCGTAGACGCCATAAGGGATGGCCTTGCCCAGCAGCGGATCGGCGAAGTCGTGGACGCGGACCGGCACCGGATCGCCTGTGGGCCGCCAGGAACGGCCATGGTTGTGGAAGTCGCCGACCAGCTCTTTCTTCTTGGTGTCCACGCTGATCACCGGCTGGCCGGCATCCTGGTGATCACGTGCCTGCTCGCTGAGATACCGGAACTGGGCATCCCGGTCGGCATGCTGGCTGCCCTCGAGCGTCTTGGCATTGGCCTGCAGCCGGAACCCCTCCTGCCGCAGCAGACCGGCAACGGTGTCCGCACCGACCCGGTGACCCTGACGGGTCAGCTCGGCCGCCAGCGTGCGGGTCGACTTCGTCGTCCACCGCAACGGCGACATCGGATCACCACGTTCGTCCGGCTCGACCAGGCTCAGCAGGGCACCCCGCAGTCCAGGGTCGAGGTCCGCGACGCGTTTGCGTCCGCCGCCCGGCCGCCGCACCCGCCCGGCCAGGAACTGGCCTGTCTCCAGGTCGGACATGCCCTTGCGAACCGTCGTCCCGCTCACCCCGGCCGCCCGGGCCACGGCCCGAATGCCGCCATGGCCCAGTCCTCGGGCCTCCGCGGCCATCAGCAGCCGCCGCTGTCGTTCGTCCAGGTGTGGGAACAACACCGCGAACTTCACGGCAAGTTGATCACGAGTCTCGTCCGGGATGCGCATACGACACCAACGAGCCCCAGCTCTGGAAGCAACACCTTGATGATCGGCAGACCCTTAAAGACAGGCCCTGGGTTACTCCTGGCAGCCCCAGGGCTGCCAGGAGGGCTACGGAGAGTACTTCCGCGAACAGAGCCGGCTCCGCGAGGATCGGCCGGATTGTTCCCTCGTCGGGTATCAGTCGGGCTGCGGCCGACCAGGCGAGCACGCCGGCCACAGCAGGCTCGCTAGGAACGGCGGGCTCGCTGGGGACGGGCTCCAGAGGCATCTCGTAGCTCCACGCCATCTCACAGCCCAGCACGCCAGCGTCGGGCCCGTCCGCGTCAAGCGCACCCCCGCACACTGGCCCGCGCCTCGGCCGGCCGGCCGGCGGCGACAAGCGCGTCGACCCGCCCTGGTATGTCGTCACGCGCATGGTCAGTGTTGTCGTTCAAGAGTCCCCGCCCCTGGTACAGCTAGCCGGAAGAACTCGGCTGCGACCGTCACTATCATCCGTCCCGGAATTTCGTTCAACCAGAGAATCACTCCTCTGACCTGCTCTTTTACCGCACAACAGCGTGTAATCGGACGCAGCTCCTTCACATGGGCTCGGCTTCTCCCACAGCCCCGACTGGCCGTCGCTCAATCTGAGGTGACTTCCTGAGCCGCCCAGGCGACCTCAGCTGATACTCGGCGTGCATCCAGCGCACTCTCCGTTCGTCAGGAGACGGTCCAGCTCAGGGCCGAGCTGTGCGTCAACTCGGCACCCTTTGATTCGTTCGTTCGGGTGGCGTGTGGACGCCAGAGGGCAGTGTCATCCGGTCAGGGCAGGAGGTGTGCGCGTGGGCGGTGTTTCACGGGTGGTCGGCGGGGTCTCCGGAAGTGGGCCGCCGAGGGCGGTCGCGCCGTAACTCGCGGTGTTCGTGCGGGTAAACCCGCCGGTCGGTGGTGGCCGGGACCCCTCTGACCCGGCTGTACCCGGTGCTGCGGGTCCGCTGAGCTACCGAGCGTTCCTGCCCCTTGCCCCGCGTCCGAGGCTGGTGGGGTCCATCGCGTACCGTCGACCGATCGGAGACGTCACCATGAGCACACCTCCTTCCGTTCCGCTCCGGGTCGCCCTCGTCAACGGAAGTTTCGAGCAGCCGTCCGTCACCGACATGGCCTTCCTGCCGGACGCCTCCCAGACCCAGGCCCCGCGGCACGTCCCGGGCTGGCTCACCACCGCCACCGACCACATGGTCGAGGTGTGGCACTCCGGCTTCAACGGCGTCCCCTCGGCGGAGGGCGAGCAGTTCGCCGAGCTCAACGCCAACCAGGTCTCCACCCTCTACCAGGATCTGCCGACCACCCCCGGTACCAAGCTGTACTGGCGGCTCTACCACCGCGGCCGGCAAGGGCAGGACACCATGGCCCTGGACATCGGTGCCCCGGGCGGCGTGGTCGAGCAGCGCTCCTTCACCGACGGCAACACCGCATGGGGGTACTACACCGGCACCTACACCGTCCCGGCCGGGCAGACCACCACCCGCTTCGCCTTCCGGTCCGTCTCGGCGGCCGGCGGCAACCGTGGCATCGGCAACTTCCTCGACGGCATCTTCTTCGGCACCGCCCCGTATGTGGTGCTCACCAAGGCCGCCGTACCGGCGGGTCCGCTGGACGTCGGCGATGTCGTCACCTACCGGATCACCGCCAGGAACGAGGGAGGCGGAGCCGCCGAGCGGCTCACTCTCACCGACGTCCTGCCGCCAGGGACGACGTACGTGCCCGGTTCCCTGCGGGTCATCGACGGCCCCAACGCGGGTGTCAAGACCGATCAGGCGGGCGACGACCAGGCCGCGTACGATCCCGCGGCCAACACCGTGGTCTTCCGGCTCGGCACCGGAGCCTCCGCCTCCCAGGGCGGCAGTCTGGCCAACACCGCCGCCCTGCCCGAGGGCACCACCGTCGAGTACCGGGTCACCCTCGGTCTGCAGACGGCGGGCACCCGGGTGACCAACACCGCCGTCGCCACGTACGAGAACCGGCTCGGTTCCACCCCCGAAC contains:
- a CDS encoding proline dehydrogenase, translated to MDSGLAALLGAAVGSATTLGAAIVNGRAQARSQHAQWSRQHRRDAYAGYLSALHDRDIAMDAVLDALRSDQPDPPDIDEKISRFITLAREVHRACEIVILEGPALLAEVAERVTVASGNLSHIMRRMAENAHAGNTTHKAEDLDLAAERERNLYEAVKEFRLAARSTIGKTN
- a CDS encoding DUF7507 domain-containing protein, whose amino-acid sequence is MSTPPSVPLRVALVNGSFEQPSVTDMAFLPDASQTQAPRHVPGWLTTATDHMVEVWHSGFNGVPSAEGEQFAELNANQVSTLYQDLPTTPGTKLYWRLYHRGRQGQDTMALDIGAPGGVVEQRSFTDGNTAWGYYTGTYTVPAGQTTTRFAFRSVSAAGGNRGIGNFLDGIFFGTAPYVVLTKAAVPAGPLDVGDVVTYRITARNEGGGAAERLTLTDVLPPGTTYVPGSLRVIDGPNAGVKTDQAGDDQAAYDPAANTVVFRLGTGASASQGGSLANTAALPEGTTVEYRVTLGLQTAGTRVTNTAVATYENRLGSTPEPLTSTSDEAVTQVRPAADLDVTKAADATTVTVGQTVTYRLTVHNAGPSPATGVTVADRLPNGLAFLSADTDTGSYVPETGQWSVGELAVGARATLTLRAKATKAARLTNTATVTAVEKDPDPADNTDSVTICVEPAPACCAPCVPRG
- a CDS encoding NF041680 family putative transposase, producing the protein MELVKHEVRQDAFVAVTGFRSELYKCLVSRSDALFELCDALLCTEGPVRTLVDLALAPEHRRGHGALYLGLNQGRMDVARLRRTLAGVPLPRARDGRLVLAVDVSPWLRPDADTCSDRSFCHTFGRGLGKHQMVPGWPYSIVAALETGRTSWTALLDAIRLEPGADLAAVTADQVREVIERLVAASQWQAGDPDVLVVLDAGYDAPRIAHLLADLPVEVLGRLRSDRVMRKSVPVPWICPPCGGRPPKHGGEFVFGRPDTWGEVAVVTATDTDRYGTATAQAWDRLHPRLTRRAAWLDHEGPLPIIEGTVIRLTVAKLPSGGVNKPVWLWWSRTGARPEDVDRCWQAFLRRFDVEHTFRFLKQTLGWTRPRLRDSGAADRWTWLVLAAHAQLRLARPLARDLRRPWERPAEPNRLTPARVRRGFRNLHAKTGTPAGAPKPTRPGPGRPPGSKNRRPATRYDVGRVLATGESYTRPAHHKKGTKPRRTG
- a CDS encoding ISAzo13 family transposase, with product MRIPDETRDQLAVKFAVLFPHLDERQRRLLMAAEARGLGHGGIRAVARAAGVSGTTVRKGMSDLETGQFLAGRVRRPGGGRKRVADLDPGLRGALLSLVEPDERGDPMSPLRWTTKSTRTLAAELTRQGHRVGADTVAGLLRQEGFRLQANAKTLEGSQHADRDAQFRYLSEQARDHQDAGQPVISVDTKKKELVGDFHNHGRSWRPTGDPVPVRVHDFADPLLGKAIPYGVYDLAANTGWVNVGTDHDTAAFAVESIRRWWNGQGRADYPQASRLLITADAGGSNGYRTRAWKLHLARLAAETGLVITVCHLPPGTSKWNKIEHRLFSHITMNWRGRPLTSHEVILESIAATTTRTGLRVKAELDTNTYPTGVGVGDAEMAALPLTRHTFHGEWNYALHPQPSLAVPAARNGRPPTPPWHSALLSDPELTGLTPHQLQNLIHTLAVEGDSRRGRPPRLTFADQVLATVLHLRVNLAAEPLAVLFNSSRTAMHRTLLKIRKLLEAQGVIISPAIIPPTALTALRARVAAQSNSPNSKIKAAG
- a CDS encoding IS110 family transposase; amino-acid sequence: MIYCGIDWAEKTHDVALVDETGQLLAKRHITDDATGYKILLDLLAEYGDTSENPIPVAIETSRGLLVAVLRTGSRPVFAINPVAAARYRDRYSVSRKKSDPGDALVLANILRTDMHAHRPLPDDSDLARAVAVLARAQQDATWNRQQLANQLRSLLREYYPAVLAAADAWKNGLCRPEIRELMRAAPTPTRAARLTRTQLQAALKRAGRQRGIEAEADRLREVFRSEWAHQPALVEDALGKQMLALLVQLEAACTAADQLAEAVEEAFPQHPDAESILSFPGLGTQLGARLLAEIGDDRNRFADACGLKAYAGSSPITRASGKKTSITRRWVKNDRLNHAGYLWAFSSITASPGAKAHYRRRRDHGDWHASAQRNLFNRMIGPLYRCLQHGTRFDEAVAFPTATEVLAA